Within the Syntrophorhabdaceae bacterium genome, the region ATGAGGCATTCTGGAACTACACCTCGGGCAGTACCGGTGTGCCAAAGGCGGCCGTGCATCTGCAGCACGATATCTTTACCTGCATCGACAATTACGCCAGGTCGGTACTCGGGCTACGCTCCGATGACATCCTGTTTTCTGCCTCGAAATTATTCTTTGCATACGGTCTCGGCAACAGCATGTTCTATCCTTTCGGTGTCGGTGCATCGGTCGTACTTCTCCGCGAACGTCCTTTCCCTGAGACGATCTTTGAAACGATCACGAAATACCGGCCAACAGTCTTTTTCGGCGTGCCTACGCTGTATGCCAGCCTCCTGCAGAACAAGGACGCCGGGAAAAGATACGACCTCTCATCGCTGCGCATCTGTACATCGGCAGGCGAAGCCTTGCCAAAAGAGATATTTTACGAGTGGAAAAAACGATTCGGCACCGAGATCCTCGACGGCATAGGCTCTACAGAGCTCCTCCACATCTTCATCTCAAACCGCCCCGGCGACGTGAAGCCGGGCAGTTCGGGAAAGATCGTCCCGGGCTACGCGGCAAAGATCGTCGATGACGAAGGGAAGGAAGTGCCTGACGGGGATGTAGGGACTCTCCTCGTGAAAGGCGAATCCATCGCAGCCTTCTACTGGCGCCAGCATGAAAAGACAAAACAGTCGATGCTCGGGGAATGGTTCAACACGGGAGATAAGTATTACCGTGACCAGGACGGCTATTACTACTATTGCGGCCGGGGTGATGACATGCTGAAGGTCGGCGGCATATGGGTTTCACCTGTCGAGGTCGAGGATACCCTCATGTCCCATCCTGCCGTGCTTCAGGCCGCAGTTGTTGCAAAGGCAGATGATCATAATCTTATCAAACCAAAGGCCTTCGTTGTCCTCAAGGAAGGCTATGAACCGGGCGAGGAGCTGGCGAAAGAGATCCAGCTCTTTGTCAAAAAGAGCATTGCACCCTATAAATTCCCCCGGTGGATCGAATTCACAAAGGAACTCCCCACAACATCAACCGGCAAGATCCAGAGATACAAGCTGAGGGATAAGTAAACGACGGTTCTACGTTCTACGTTCAACGTTCTACGTTCAGCAAAAAAAAGATGCTGGATGCTCATTGCTTGATACTGGTAGCTGGATGCTGGATATCAGAATACTACTGTCATCGCGAGCATCTGACCCCCATACTGACGGGTGTTATCAGAAAAGAAACTTGTTTTTGACACATGAGACCGGGCAAGTTTCTTAGGAGGAGCAATACTCTTTCTTGTCATCGCGAGGCGAAGCCGTGGCGATCTCAGGGGTATGACCAATTGAATGAGATTGCCGCGTCGCTCCGCTCCTCGCAATGACAGAGGGAAAGGTGCTCGCAATGACACTGCACCACGCTTCGCTCGCAATGACCCATCACCTATCACCTCTTACCTATCACCTATTACCTTTCATTTTTCACCTTTCACTTTTCACGACTTACGGATTTATTAGATATAATTTTCCAGAAGAAGTGAGATGGTCTTTTCCACACTGCCGGGTTCCTTGTCTTCCATCTCCTTGATCGCCTTCCTGATCCTGAAATAGGTGAGCTCATCGTTGAGATCGTTAATGCTCCGGTAGATCCCCGACCTCCTGCCGAACCTGTATGTCACCTTCTGTTCAGGCGTAAGAGAAAAATAATCATCTATGACAGACAACATCTTTTCCTTATCCTCCGGCAGCTTGCCGTCGACCTCTTCAAGGAGGTTGAGGATGTGATCGCTTTTGATATAACTCGTTATCCCTTTCAGGTTCTCTATCAGAAGCCTCTCCTCGATGAGGATGTCTTCCTCGGTGGGGAGAAAAAAATCCTTATTTTGCAGCTTTTCATAAAGGGGCATGGTCTTTAACACCTTGAGCGTTCTGAACCGTATAAAATCAGGATTGATCTTATTGAGGGCATCCGCTGTCTCCAGGGCATGTTCCCGCCACCACTGTTTTCCTCCCATACCGAGGACAACATATTCAGAGAGCTCGATCCCCGATTGCCTGACCTTTCTGCCGCATTCAATATGTTCTGCCCTGGTAACACCTTTGTTCATGAATTTCA harbors:
- a CDS encoding benzoate-CoA ligase family protein, which codes for MDRPYKYEKYISQYYNITSKLIDENVDKGLGDKIAIYYKEKKYTYREVQQMINRVGNALHILGVRMRQRVLLVLYDSPEAVASFYGAVKIGAIPVPINYMYTTDDYRYLLNNSRANTLIVDEDFLEEVEGWKDKFLYLENTIVVGKKTRGYHIPFHDIVDRCSDTLKAAYTTVEDEAFWNYTSGSTGVPKAAVHLQHDIFTCIDNYARSVLGLRSDDILFSASKLFFAYGLGNSMFYPFGVGASVVLLRERPFPETIFETITKYRPTVFFGVPTLYASLLQNKDAGKRYDLSSLRICTSAGEALPKEIFYEWKKRFGTEILDGIGSTELLHIFISNRPGDVKPGSSGKIVPGYAAKIVDDEGKEVPDGDVGTLLVKGESIAAFYWRQHEKTKQSMLGEWFNTGDKYYRDQDGYYYYCGRGDDMLKVGGIWVSPVEVEDTLMSHPAVLQAAVVAKADDHNLIKPKAFVVLKEGYEPGEELAKEIQLFVKKSIAPYKFPRWIEFTKELPTTSTGKIQRYKLRDK
- a CDS encoding radical SAM protein, which gives rise to MTNRALRYEIGPIRPPNEAYSLLVRFTRNCSWNQCAFCHTYKERKFEKRSFDEIKRDIDTIKEIADDIKQISWEKGYGGTITETLVEEIFSSNIHNECYKSVAVWLYFGGKHVFIQDANSLAMNPQVFIDSLKYLKETFPTIDRVTSYARSRTIAKRVTLEDLNNMKDAGLTRLHIGLESGNNFLLKFMNKGVTRAEHIECGRKVRQSGIELSEYVVLGMGGKQWWREHALETADALNKINPDFIRFRTLKVLKTMPLYEKLQNKDFFLPTEEDILIEERLLIENLKGITSYIKSDHILNLLEEVDGKLPEDKEKMLSVIDDYFSLTPEQKVTYRFGRRSGIYRSINDLNDELTYFRIRKAIKEMEDKEPGSVEKTISLLLENYI